A region of Pseudorasbora parva isolate DD20220531a chromosome 14, ASM2467924v1, whole genome shotgun sequence DNA encodes the following proteins:
- the LOC137040779 gene encoding uncharacterized protein, with the protein MESVRDNIRSTLHSLEEEQLETTITKLIDLGVTNLEDCTLLGAADLDGILSSIQSRRQIRAFSSVSQSTLDVSCTPNLCSVTKDLSEMPTVTYPEMFLIPWQKFPVTMMNVLKEKRRPLPKDRRHMIRIIMEDLMVKDTRPGRSKLKQVAQQLVEKYPDSFLDKCGTNVVGQGFASLVMQMENQVENIRRQYAFSTSNERRPKKKCKSSDRYGCRQWQPESPNDFDNHEEKKKKLQDAFKGNVLPESAIKRLMAETYCAQRITLNTVDNVLKLMEEWPYLFEATCLLDHTEKLLGFSVQTKLVNQIEEKGKIITEFLVSKGITGVTTDPIKLLQGLMEYFAEEPKVLLLNEEKRFTLSSVNKYHSSR; encoded by the exons ATGGAGTCTGTAAGAGACAATATCAGAAGCACACTTCATTCACTGGAAGAAGAGCAACTGGAAACTACTATCACAAAGTTGATAGATCTGGGAGTCACCAATCTGGAAGACTGCACATTGTTAGGTGCAGCAGACTTGGACGGGATTTTATCATCTATACAGTCCAGGCGGCAGATCCGTGCATTTTCCTCAG tgtCTCAGAGCACCTTGGATGTGTCCTGTACTCCTAACCTTTGTAGTGTTACCAAGGATCTGTCGGAGATGCCAACTGTGACGTATCCAGAGATGTTTCTAATCCCATGGCAGAAGTTTCCAGTTACAATGATGAATGTGCTGAAGGAGAAGAGGAGGCCACTACCAAAAGATAGAAGACACATGATCAGGATCATCATGGAAGACTTGATGGTTAAGGACACCAGACCAGGCAGAAGCAAGCTGAAACAAGTTGCACAACAGCTGGTTGAGAAATACCCTGATTCCTTTTTGGATAAATGTGGCACAAATGTAGTTGGTCAAGGTTTTGCCTCCCTTGTTATGCAAATGGAGAATCAAGTCGAGAACATCAGACGACAATATGCTTTCAGCACATCCAATGAAAGAAGACCAAAGAAGAAATGCAAATCATCTGACCGTTACGGCTGTCGTCAGTGGCAACCCGAGTCCCCAAATGACTTTGACAACcatgaggaaaaaaagaaaaagctgCAAGACGCCTTTAAAGGAAATGTTTTACCTGAGAGTGCCATTAAAAGATTAATGGCTGAAACATACTGCGCCCAACGCATTACTCTGAATACCGTAGACAATGTACTCAAACTCATGGAAGAATGGCCATACCTCTTTGAAGCCACGTGTCTTCTTGACCACACAGAGAAATTGCTGGGATTTTCTGTCCAAACCAAACTTGTGAACCAAATTGAGGAGAAGGGCAAGATCATCACAGAGTTTCTTGTGAGCAAGGGAATCACGGGAGTTACTACAGATCCAATAAAACTCCTCCAGGGCTTGATGGAGTACTTTGCGGAGGAGCCAAAGGTGCTGCTGCTAAACGAAGAA aagcgctttactcttagcagtgtgaacaaatatcacagcagccgctga